In Dietzia sp. ANT_WB102, a genomic segment contains:
- the malQ gene encoding 4-alpha-glucanotransferase codes for MTANHAVSPALAELADVCGVATNYVDAHGVRREVSASTLRAVLAAMGVGVGVGGDDDEVGAAERAALDALRIRPWKRVLPPTLVSRQGTAIGCPVHVPRGAIVDVSVRLEGTDVPLVLLPLDEPRVAREVDGLPMERVTLEIPDTVPAGWHCVTAVVEASDSEPLSSECTLLVYPPTIPIPAGLDERRAVGLAAQIYQVRSERSWGVGDLADLGELAGWAGRELGADFVLVNPMHAGEPFVPVGPSPYLPTSRRFASPLYLRPELVPEYAELSRADRQRVDELARTAAAANCADTIDRDNSWAAKLEALRILFAVPLSRSRGECFDSFVEGQQPGILGFATWCALAGEYGPDWSVWPEDLRDPESEAVARYARDHPEEIRFHQWLQWLVSEQRSHAQQDAVGAGMRLGIVHDLAVGVHPTGADAWSLSNSLARGVSVGAPPDVYNQRGQDWSQPPLRPDALAEEGYRPFRDIVRAALRDSGGIRIDHILGLFRLWWIPQGSAPTAGTYVHYDHEAMLGVLALEASRAGAVVVGEDLGTVAPGVRGTLSDLGILGTSVMWFEQANDAPISPENYRRLCMASVTTHDLPPTAGYAELVHVDIREELGQLVGDVDDERRGAAAEVDAFTAAVRERGLLEGGSPEDLVVALHRFVAGSSSLLFAVSVADLVGDRRPVNVPGTSDEYPNWRVPLSGPAGDVVGMEQLRGSGLARRVMGAAGCGQV; via the coding sequence GTGACCGCGAACCACGCCGTATCTCCTGCCCTGGCCGAACTCGCTGACGTGTGCGGTGTGGCGACGAACTACGTGGACGCCCATGGCGTCCGTCGCGAGGTGTCTGCCTCGACACTGCGCGCGGTGCTCGCCGCTATGGGGGTCGGGGTCGGGGTCGGTGGCGACGACGACGAGGTGGGCGCCGCCGAACGCGCGGCACTAGATGCTCTGCGCATCCGTCCTTGGAAGCGTGTGCTGCCACCGACGCTGGTGTCGCGGCAGGGCACCGCCATCGGGTGCCCGGTGCACGTCCCGCGCGGCGCCATCGTGGACGTGTCGGTCCGTCTCGAGGGCACGGATGTGCCGCTGGTATTGCTCCCCCTCGATGAGCCCCGGGTCGCACGCGAGGTCGACGGATTGCCGATGGAACGGGTGACCCTGGAGATACCCGATACCGTGCCTGCCGGATGGCATTGCGTGACCGCCGTGGTGGAAGCCTCGGACAGCGAACCGCTGTCCAGTGAGTGCACCCTACTGGTCTATCCCCCGACCATTCCGATTCCGGCGGGCCTTGACGAGCGCCGCGCCGTCGGATTGGCCGCACAGATTTACCAGGTCCGGTCGGAGCGGTCGTGGGGCGTGGGCGATTTGGCCGATCTCGGAGAACTCGCCGGGTGGGCCGGCCGCGAGCTCGGAGCAGACTTTGTGTTGGTCAACCCGATGCACGCTGGTGAGCCGTTTGTCCCGGTGGGCCCATCGCCTTATCTACCCACGTCGCGGCGGTTTGCATCCCCGCTGTATCTGCGTCCTGAGCTGGTGCCTGAGTACGCGGAGTTGTCCCGCGCCGATAGGCAGCGTGTGGACGAGCTAGCTCGAACCGCTGCAGCAGCGAACTGTGCGGACACGATCGATCGTGACAATTCTTGGGCAGCGAAACTCGAAGCGTTGCGGATTCTGTTCGCGGTCCCACTATCCCGCTCCCGGGGCGAGTGTTTCGATAGTTTCGTCGAGGGGCAGCAGCCGGGGATCCTGGGGTTCGCCACATGGTGTGCGTTGGCTGGTGAGTACGGACCTGACTGGTCGGTGTGGCCGGAGGACCTGAGGGATCCGGAGTCAGAGGCAGTCGCCCGTTACGCTCGCGATCACCCTGAGGAGATCCGCTTCCACCAGTGGCTGCAGTGGCTGGTATCCGAGCAGCGAAGCCATGCGCAGCAGGACGCCGTCGGTGCGGGGATGCGCCTCGGGATAGTGCATGACCTGGCGGTAGGTGTCCATCCGACCGGTGCTGACGCCTGGTCACTGAGCAATTCTTTGGCGCGTGGTGTTTCGGTGGGCGCCCCGCCGGATGTCTACAACCAGCGGGGGCAGGACTGGTCGCAGCCTCCCTTACGTCCCGATGCGTTGGCGGAGGAGGGTTATCGCCCCTTTCGCGACATCGTTCGTGCTGCGCTGCGGGACTCGGGCGGAATCAGGATCGATCACATTCTCGGACTGTTCCGACTCTGGTGGATTCCGCAGGGATCGGCACCCACAGCGGGTACGTATGTTCACTACGACCACGAGGCCATGCTTGGCGTCCTCGCCCTTGAGGCGTCACGTGCCGGGGCGGTAGTGGTGGGCGAGGACCTGGGTACGGTAGCCCCCGGGGTTCGCGGAACTTTGTCTGACCTAGGGATCCTGGGGACGTCTGTCATGTGGTTCGAGCAGGCGAACGACGCCCCGATCTCGCCCGAGAATTACCGCCGACTGTGTATGGCGTCGGTGACGACGCATGATCTTCCGCCCACGGCCGGTTACGCCGAGTTGGTTCATGTGGATATCCGAGAGGAGCTCGGTCAGCTGGTGGGCGACGTCGATGATGAGCGTCGAGGCGCAGCGGCCGAGGTTGACGCGTTCACTGCCGCGGTGCGTGAGCGGGGTCTGCTCGAGGGGGGTTCGCCGGAGGATCTGGTGGTGGCTCTGCATCGGTTTGTGGCCGGGTCTTCGTCCTTGCTGTTCGCGGTCTCGGTGGCGGACCTGGTGGGCGATCGCCGGCCGGTGAACGTCCCGGGCACGTCTGATGAGTATCCGAACTGGCGCGTGCCTTTGTCTGGGCCGGCCGGTGATGTGGTGGGGATGGAGCAGTTGCGTGGCTCGGGTTTGGCGCGTCGTGTGATGGGGGCGGCGGGGTGTGGTCAGGTGTGA
- a CDS encoding acetyl-CoA C-acetyltransferase yields MTEAFIYDAIRTPRGKGKPGGALHGVKPIDLVVGLIEETRQRFPDLDENRISDIILGIVTPLGDQGMDLPRIAALAAGMPDTVAGVQINRFCASGLTSINMAAQKIRSGWDEVVIAGGVESMSRVPMGTDGGAWALDPATNYDTYFSPQGIGADLIATLEGFTREDVDRYAERSQRLAAQAWEEGRFAKSVVPVKDINGVTILDRDEHMRPGTTVEALAGLKPSFAMAGEMGGFDAVALQKYHWVEKINHVHHGGNSSGIVDGAALVVVGSEKAGQEMGMTPRARVVAAATSGADTTIMLTGPTPAAKKALATAGLTADDIDLWELNEAFASVVLRFQKDMNIPDEKLNVNGGAIAMGHPLGATGAMITGTVLDELERTGGKRALITLCVGGGMGVATIIERV; encoded by the coding sequence ATGACCGAGGCATTCATCTACGACGCCATCCGGACGCCCCGGGGCAAAGGCAAGCCCGGGGGCGCCCTTCACGGCGTCAAGCCGATCGACCTGGTGGTCGGTCTCATCGAGGAGACCCGCCAGCGCTTCCCCGATCTCGACGAGAACCGCATCTCTGACATCATCCTGGGAATCGTCACGCCCCTCGGCGACCAGGGGATGGACCTACCCCGCATCGCTGCCCTCGCCGCCGGCATGCCGGACACCGTCGCAGGTGTGCAGATCAACCGGTTCTGCGCCTCCGGCCTCACCTCCATCAACATGGCGGCCCAGAAGATTCGCTCCGGATGGGACGAGGTCGTCATCGCCGGCGGTGTCGAGTCCATGTCCCGCGTGCCCATGGGCACCGACGGCGGCGCGTGGGCGCTGGACCCCGCCACCAACTACGACACCTACTTCTCGCCCCAGGGCATCGGGGCCGACCTCATCGCCACCCTCGAAGGCTTCACTCGCGAGGACGTCGATCGCTACGCCGAGCGCTCACAGCGCCTCGCCGCGCAGGCATGGGAAGAGGGACGGTTCGCCAAGTCGGTCGTGCCCGTCAAGGACATCAACGGCGTGACCATCCTCGACCGCGATGAGCACATGCGACCCGGGACCACCGTCGAGGCGCTGGCGGGCCTCAAGCCATCCTTCGCGATGGCCGGCGAGATGGGCGGTTTCGACGCCGTGGCACTGCAGAAGTACCACTGGGTCGAGAAGATCAACCACGTCCACCACGGCGGCAACTCGTCCGGCATCGTTGACGGCGCCGCACTCGTGGTCGTCGGCTCGGAAAAGGCTGGCCAGGAGATGGGTATGACCCCACGCGCCCGCGTCGTGGCGGCCGCGACCTCCGGCGCCGACACCACCATCATGCTCACCGGGCCGACCCCGGCCGCCAAGAAGGCGCTCGCCACCGCCGGCCTCACGGCCGACGACATCGACCTGTGGGAGCTCAACGAAGCTTTCGCCTCCGTCGTGCTGCGCTTCCAGAAGGACATGAACATCCCCGACGAGAAGCTCAACGTCAACGGCGGCGCCATCGCCATGGGCCACCCCCTCGGCGCGACCGGCGCGATGATCACCGGCACCGTGCTCGACGAGCTCGAACGGACCGGCGGCAAGCGCGCCCTCATCACCCTCTGTGTGGGTGGCGGCATGGGCGTGGCCACCATCATCGAACGCGTCTGA
- a CDS encoding 3-hydroxyacyl-CoA dehydrogenase NAD-binding domain-containing protein, which produces MSDNMFRWEQDGDGIVTLTMDDPDHGANTMNARFIDDFAATVDRIEAEKESIKGVVLTSAKKSFFGGGDLKSMIKAGPDQAEELFERSMSIKGRMRALETCGVPVVAALNGAALGGGLELALACHHRVMADARGAKVGLPEVTLGLLPGGGGIVRTVRMFGLAHAVPNILMSGKSFAPAKALEIGLVDEVVEPEKLIDAAKAWLKSDPEASQPWDRKGWKLPGGTVDDRSVAAVLPSFPANMRKQTKGAPSPAPRAIMAAAVEGSQVDFATAEQIEARYFVSLVTGPIAKNMIQAFFFDMQHLSSGGARPKAADGSEIPKTEFKKVGVLGAGMMGAGIAYVCAKAGMEVVLKDVELAGAEKGKAYSEKLEAKALERGRTTQDKSDALLARITPTADPQDLAGCDTVIEAVFESPELKKKVFQEIEGIVAPDALLGSNTSTLPITDLATGVQRPEDFIGVHFFSPVDKMQLVEIIKGDKTTPETLAKAIDLTLAIRKIPIVVNDSRGFYTSRVIGTFVNEAIGMLDEGIEPATIEQAGRIAGYPAAPLQLSDELNLNLMVKIRQATREAEEAAGKEYVPSSSDRVVLKMVEEIKRSGRAAGAGFYDYEDGKRTGLWPGLREAFSTSPDNAPPLQDLVDRMIFAEVLETQKCVDEGVIEHDADANIGSIIGIGFPAWTGGTRQFAKNYSEPGAKVATGYKGFVARAEELAAKYGERFAPTESLQKLAAEQG; this is translated from the coding sequence GTGAGCGACAACATGTTCCGGTGGGAGCAGGACGGCGACGGCATCGTCACCCTCACCATGGATGACCCCGACCACGGCGCCAACACGATGAACGCGCGGTTCATCGACGACTTCGCTGCCACCGTCGACCGCATCGAGGCGGAGAAGGAGTCCATCAAGGGCGTCGTGCTGACGTCAGCCAAGAAGAGCTTCTTCGGCGGCGGCGACCTCAAGTCCATGATTAAAGCCGGCCCCGACCAGGCCGAGGAGCTGTTCGAGCGCTCCATGAGCATCAAGGGCCGCATGCGTGCGCTCGAGACCTGCGGCGTCCCGGTCGTGGCTGCACTCAACGGCGCTGCCCTGGGTGGCGGCCTCGAGCTGGCTCTGGCCTGCCACCACCGCGTGATGGCCGACGCCCGCGGTGCCAAGGTCGGCCTGCCCGAGGTCACCCTGGGCCTGCTGCCCGGTGGCGGCGGCATCGTGCGCACCGTCCGCATGTTCGGACTGGCCCACGCTGTGCCCAACATCCTCATGTCGGGTAAGTCCTTCGCCCCGGCCAAGGCGCTCGAGATCGGCCTGGTCGACGAGGTGGTCGAGCCGGAGAAGCTCATCGACGCCGCCAAGGCGTGGCTCAAGAGTGATCCTGAGGCCTCGCAGCCGTGGGATCGCAAGGGCTGGAAGCTGCCCGGCGGCACCGTCGACGATCGTTCCGTCGCGGCCGTCCTGCCGTCGTTCCCGGCCAACATGCGCAAGCAGACCAAGGGTGCGCCCTCCCCGGCGCCGCGCGCGATCATGGCTGCGGCCGTCGAAGGTTCGCAGGTCGACTTCGCCACCGCCGAGCAAATCGAGGCCCGCTACTTCGTCTCGCTCGTCACCGGGCCGATCGCGAAGAACATGATCCAGGCGTTCTTCTTTGACATGCAGCATCTCTCCTCCGGTGGTGCCCGGCCCAAGGCAGCCGACGGCTCCGAGATCCCGAAGACCGAGTTCAAGAAGGTTGGCGTCCTGGGCGCCGGCATGATGGGCGCCGGCATCGCCTACGTGTGCGCCAAGGCCGGCATGGAGGTCGTACTCAAGGACGTCGAGTTGGCCGGCGCAGAGAAGGGTAAGGCCTACTCGGAGAAGCTCGAGGCCAAGGCGCTCGAGCGGGGCCGGACCACGCAGGACAAGTCCGACGCTCTGCTGGCTCGAATCACCCCGACCGCCGATCCGCAGGACCTGGCCGGCTGCGACACGGTGATCGAGGCGGTTTTCGAGTCTCCCGAACTGAAGAAGAAGGTATTCCAGGAGATCGAGGGCATCGTCGCCCCCGACGCGCTGCTCGGCTCCAACACCTCGACCCTGCCGATCACCGATCTGGCAACGGGCGTCCAGCGTCCCGAGGACTTCATCGGCGTGCACTTCTTCTCGCCGGTCGACAAGATGCAGCTGGTGGAGATCATCAAGGGGGACAAGACCACCCCGGAGACACTTGCCAAGGCCATCGACCTCACGCTGGCTATCCGCAAGATCCCGATCGTCGTCAATGACTCGCGCGGCTTCTACACCTCGCGAGTAATCGGCACGTTCGTCAACGAGGCGATCGGGATGCTCGACGAGGGCATCGAGCCGGCCACTATCGAGCAGGCCGGGCGCATCGCCGGCTACCCGGCTGCCCCGCTGCAGCTGTCGGACGAGCTCAACCTCAACCTGATGGTCAAGATCCGTCAGGCCACCCGCGAGGCAGAGGAGGCCGCTGGTAAGGAGTACGTGCCCAGCTCATCCGACCGCGTGGTGCTCAAGATGGTCGAGGAGATCAAGCGGTCCGGCCGCGCCGCCGGTGCCGGATTCTACGATTACGAAGACGGCAAGCGCACCGGCCTGTGGCCCGGGCTGCGCGAGGCCTTCTCCACCTCACCGGACAACGCCCCGCCGCTGCAAGACCTCGTCGATCGCATGATCTTTGCCGAAGTTCTCGAGACGCAGAAGTGCGTCGACGAGGGTGTGATCGAGCACGATGCGGATGCCAACATCGGCTCCATCATCGGCATCGGCTTCCCGGCGTGGACCGGAGGCACCCGCCAGTTCGCCAAGAACTACTCCGAACCGGGCGCCAAGGTCGCCACGGGCTACAAGGGATTCGTCGCCCGCGCGGAGGAGTTGGCCGCCAAGTACGGCGAGCGCTTCGCGCCCACCGAGTCGCTGCAGAAGCTGGCGGCTGAGCAGGGCTAA
- a CDS encoding MalY/PatB family protein: MPFPLDVPESELRRRRSEKWRAYPEDVLPLFVAETDVLLAPAIRDRLAAAVADGDTGYFAEIERLAGVCARYYSRFGYDVPEDAVVPVNDVGVGVRESLARTVPAGSGVVYTPPVYMPFGPWIRRVGMTPVAVPLLDHDGEDPRLDLAGIERALADGARAVLLSHPHNPTGVVHSRAELAELAELAVRYEAVVISDEIWAPLTLPGVEFSSFLTASDAACEVGLAVSSASKAFNLAGLKCAFVVNGNPERFEVRRSALSGAVGHFGALAAEAALVDSLDWLEQMRAALASNLDLIEKLLTEHLPLARWRRPDAGFVAWIDLRGYPGLGNNPAKLFLDEGRVALSPGPAFGSEGEGFARVNFACSEELLTEAFVRMGRVAAERG; the protein is encoded by the coding sequence GTGCCGTTCCCCCTGGATGTTCCCGAGTCCGAGCTTCGACGGCGACGGAGCGAGAAGTGGCGGGCATATCCGGAGGACGTCCTCCCGCTGTTCGTGGCTGAGACTGACGTCTTGCTCGCGCCGGCCATCCGGGATCGCCTCGCCGCTGCGGTGGCCGACGGTGACACCGGGTACTTCGCCGAGATCGAGCGATTGGCCGGGGTGTGCGCGCGGTACTACTCGCGGTTCGGTTATGACGTGCCGGAGGACGCGGTGGTGCCGGTCAACGACGTCGGCGTGGGTGTGCGGGAGTCCCTCGCCCGGACCGTCCCGGCCGGGAGTGGTGTGGTGTACACGCCGCCGGTGTACATGCCGTTCGGGCCGTGGATCCGGCGAGTGGGGATGACGCCGGTCGCGGTGCCGCTACTCGACCACGACGGCGAGGACCCGCGTCTGGACCTGGCGGGCATCGAGCGGGCGCTGGCCGACGGGGCCCGGGCCGTGCTGTTGAGTCATCCGCACAACCCCACTGGAGTCGTCCATTCCCGGGCCGAGTTGGCTGAGCTGGCCGAGCTGGCTGTGCGGTACGAGGCCGTGGTGATCTCCGACGAGATCTGGGCGCCGCTGACCCTGCCCGGGGTCGAGTTCTCCTCATTCCTGACTGCCTCCGACGCCGCATGCGAGGTGGGGCTCGCAGTGTCATCGGCGTCCAAGGCTTTTAACCTCGCCGGGCTCAAGTGCGCGTTCGTGGTCAATGGCAACCCGGAGCGGTTCGAGGTGCGCCGCTCCGCGTTGTCGGGCGCAGTGGGGCACTTCGGGGCGCTGGCTGCGGAGGCCGCGCTCGTGGATTCGCTGGACTGGCTTGAGCAGATGCGGGCGGCGCTCGCGTCGAACCTCGACCTCATTGAGAAACTGCTGACCGAGCACCTCCCGCTCGCCCGGTGGCGTCGCCCCGATGCGGGCTTCGTCGCGTGGATCGACCTGCGTGGCTACCCGGGCCTCGGCAACAACCCGGCCAAGCTATTCCTTGACGAGGGCCGCGTGGCGCTGAGCCCGGGCCCGGCCTTCGGTTCCGAGGGCGAGGGCTTCGCCCGCGTGAATTTCGCATGCTCCGAGGAACTCCTCACCGAGGCTTTCGTCCGGATGGGCCGAGTCGCTGCCGAGCGCGGCTGA
- a CDS encoding uroporphyrinogen-III synthase produces MSDDENADVSPGSHTDLPLRGRTVAVTAARRAEEQRTILERRGAQVLHAPAIRTIHLAEDQLVRAATERLLAAPADLMVLTTAAGVRWWLEICEVWGVRGNVLALMDQIPLYSRGPKVTGALRAAGLREYAAAASEASPELLEMLLARGVDGLTVGVQVQGTGSEWNPMGPLLDGLRAAGADLVELPIYRWELPENLDAIDELVRAVAACEVDGVTFTSAPAVVSVLERARATGVYDELLAALRGPVVALCVGPVTADPLVELGVPVSCPERMRLGALMRHATEVLSQRG; encoded by the coding sequence GTGTCAGATGATGAGAACGCCGACGTCAGCCCCGGCAGCCACACCGACCTGCCGCTGCGTGGACGTACCGTGGCTGTGACCGCGGCTCGGCGCGCCGAGGAGCAGCGCACGATCCTGGAGCGCCGGGGCGCGCAGGTGCTGCACGCCCCGGCGATCCGTACGATTCACCTCGCCGAGGATCAGCTGGTACGGGCGGCCACGGAACGACTGCTCGCCGCACCCGCGGACCTCATGGTGCTCACGACCGCGGCCGGGGTGCGCTGGTGGCTGGAGATCTGCGAGGTCTGGGGCGTCCGAGGCAACGTCCTTGCCCTGATGGATCAGATCCCGCTGTACTCGCGTGGGCCCAAGGTCACCGGGGCGCTTCGGGCGGCCGGACTCCGCGAGTACGCCGCGGCGGCCAGCGAGGCCAGCCCGGAGCTGTTGGAGATGCTGCTGGCGCGGGGAGTCGACGGACTCACGGTGGGAGTCCAGGTGCAGGGCACCGGGTCGGAATGGAATCCCATGGGCCCGCTACTCGACGGGCTACGCGCAGCCGGTGCGGACCTGGTGGAGTTGCCGATCTACCGCTGGGAGCTTCCCGAAAACCTCGACGCGATCGATGAATTGGTGCGAGCTGTTGCCGCGTGCGAGGTGGACGGCGTGACGTTCACCTCCGCGCCGGCGGTCGTGTCGGTGCTGGAGCGAGCCCGGGCGACCGGCGTCTACGACGAACTCCTCGCGGCGCTGCGTGGCCCGGTGGTAGCGCTATGTGTGGGCCCGGTGACCGCCGATCCGCTCGTTGAGCTCGGCGTGCCGGTGAGCTGCCCGGAGCGCATGCGGTTGGGCGCGCTGATGCGGCACGCCACGGAGGTCCTCTCGCAACGGGGATGA
- a CDS encoding DUF3239 domain-containing protein, which yields MAADRTPRAPHEQYRLADIPVDDAWVRKNNESLAEVRRLQWSAGILGVIVLAAGVGLLVYSGFEPWSWIVAVMAGVFAIGCLTMIGYIPRKMGSMQRTYSTSELVPAIIAEVRPRGVTLLALVDRAVDRSAGKLPALVARACGPIPGHEAKVGERVPCVAVVGNRSARGRDNLYQFISPMPVAWATSDKAALRRLERQIPSGEWERVRQNLDRVKDVTAVPTSLLPLD from the coding sequence ATGGCCGCCGATCGCACCCCCCGCGCCCCACACGAGCAGTACCGACTCGCCGACATCCCCGTCGACGACGCCTGGGTCCGCAAGAACAACGAGAGCCTGGCCGAGGTGAGGCGGCTGCAGTGGTCTGCGGGCATCCTGGGGGTGATCGTGCTCGCCGCCGGCGTGGGTCTGCTCGTCTACTCGGGCTTCGAGCCCTGGTCCTGGATCGTTGCCGTGATGGCGGGTGTCTTCGCGATCGGCTGCCTGACGATGATCGGATACATCCCCCGCAAGATGGGGTCGATGCAGCGCACCTACTCCACATCCGAGCTGGTCCCGGCCATCATCGCCGAGGTGCGGCCCCGCGGCGTCACCCTCCTGGCGCTGGTCGACCGGGCCGTCGATCGCTCCGCCGGCAAGCTACCCGCACTCGTCGCCCGGGCCTGCGGGCCGATCCCGGGCCACGAAGCCAAGGTCGGCGAGCGCGTCCCCTGTGTGGCTGTGGTCGGTAACCGCAGCGCCCGAGGCCGCGACAACCTGTACCAGTTCATCTCCCCCATGCCCGTCGCGTGGGCGACCTCCGACAAGGCGGCCCTGCGCCGACTCGAGAGGCAGATCCCCTCCGGCGAGTGGGAGCGGGTGCGACAGAACCTCGACCGAGTGAAGGACGTCACGGCCGTACCGACGAGTCTGCTCCCCCTCGACTGA
- a CDS encoding DNA repair helicase XPB, translating into MSGGPLIVQSDKTVLLEIDHEQANDARQALAPFAELERAPEHVHTYRITPLALWNARAAGHDAEQVVDVLVSYSRFPVPQPLLVDIAETMARYGRLQLVKSPVHGLTLVSMDAAVLAEVKRHKKIAPMLGADIDTDTVVVHPSERGRLKQELLKVGWPADDLAGYVDGEAHDIDLSTEEEDWELRDYQQMAADSFWAGGSGVVVLPCGAGKTMVGAAAMAKAKATTLILVTNTVAGRQWKRELLARTTLTEDEIGEYSGERKEIRPVTIATYQVVTRKTKGVHRALELFDSRDWGLMIYDEVHLLPAPVFRMTADLQSRRRLGLTATLVREDGREGDVFSLIGPKRYDAPWKDIEAQGWIAPADCVEVRVTLTENERMLYATAEAEDKYKLCSTARTKIPVVKRILDRHAGAPTLVIGAYLDQLDELGAELDAPVIQGSTSTKEREKLFNAFRAGEISTLVVSKVANFSIDLPEASVAVQVSGTFGSRQEEAQRLGRLLRPKHDGGQAHFYSVVSRDTLDAEYAAHRQRFLAEQGYAYRIVDADDLLGPSIPEVD; encoded by the coding sequence GTGAGTGGTGGACCACTGATCGTCCAGTCAGACAAAACCGTGCTGCTGGAGATCGACCACGAGCAGGCGAACGACGCGCGCCAGGCTCTTGCCCCTTTCGCTGAGCTGGAGCGCGCCCCCGAGCACGTCCACACCTACCGGATCACCCCACTGGCACTGTGGAACGCCCGGGCCGCCGGACACGACGCCGAGCAGGTCGTCGACGTGCTGGTCTCCTACTCCCGCTTCCCCGTCCCGCAGCCGCTGCTGGTGGACATCGCCGAGACCATGGCCCGCTACGGCCGGCTACAGCTGGTCAAGAGCCCGGTCCACGGGCTCACCCTCGTATCGATGGATGCGGCCGTGCTCGCCGAGGTCAAGCGGCACAAGAAGATCGCCCCCATGCTCGGCGCCGACATCGACACCGACACCGTCGTGGTGCACCCGTCCGAGCGCGGCCGCCTCAAGCAGGAGTTGCTCAAGGTGGGCTGGCCCGCCGATGACCTGGCCGGGTACGTCGACGGTGAGGCCCACGACATCGACCTGTCCACTGAGGAGGAGGATTGGGAGCTGCGCGACTACCAGCAGATGGCGGCTGACTCGTTCTGGGCGGGCGGTTCAGGCGTCGTCGTGCTGCCCTGCGGCGCCGGCAAGACGATGGTCGGTGCGGCCGCGATGGCCAAGGCCAAGGCGACGACGCTCATCCTGGTGACCAACACCGTCGCCGGCCGGCAGTGGAAGCGCGAACTGCTGGCCCGCACCACGCTGACCGAAGACGAGATCGGCGAGTACTCCGGCGAGCGCAAGGAGATTCGCCCGGTCACCATCGCCACGTACCAGGTCGTCACCCGCAAGACCAAGGGCGTTCACCGGGCGCTGGAGCTGTTCGACTCCCGCGACTGGGGGCTGATGATCTACGACGAGGTGCACCTGCTGCCCGCACCGGTGTTCCGCATGACCGCTGACCTGCAGTCCCGGCGCCGGCTCGGGCTCACGGCCACCCTCGTGCGCGAAGACGGGCGCGAGGGCGACGTCTTCTCCCTCATCGGCCCCAAGCGGTACGACGCCCCGTGGAAGGACATCGAGGCACAGGGCTGGATCGCCCCCGCCGACTGCGTTGAGGTCCGGGTGACGCTGACCGAGAACGAGCGGATGCTCTACGCCACTGCCGAGGCGGAGGACAAGTACAAGCTGTGCTCGACTGCACGGACCAAGATTCCGGTGGTCAAGAGGATCCTCGACAGACACGCCGGCGCCCCGACCCTAGTGATCGGCGCCTACCTCGATCAACTCGATGAGCTCGGCGCCGAACTCGACGCGCCCGTCATCCAGGGCTCCACCTCCACCAAGGAGCGGGAGAAGCTCTTCAACGCCTTCCGTGCTGGCGAGATCTCCACGCTCGTGGTGTCCAAGGTCGCCAACTTCTCGATCGACCTGCCGGAGGCCAGTGTCGCCGTGCAGGTGTCGGGCACGTTCGGCTCACGGCAGGAGGAGGCTCAGCGACTCGGCCGCCTGCTGCGGCCCAAGCACGACGGCGGTCAGGCGCATTTCTACTCGGTGGTGTCCCGCGACACCCTCGACGCCGAGTACGCCGCGCACCGGCAGCGCTTCCTCGCCGAGCAGGGCTACGCCTACCGGATCGTCGACGCCGACGACCTGCTGGGGCCGTCGATCCCCGAGGTCGACTGA